Proteins from a single region of Streptomyces sp. HUAS 15-9:
- a CDS encoding RidA family protein — translation MERTAVNPVTWSQELGFNQGEVVSGHTRTLYISGQTAMNGDGKPQHDGDMAAQLALSIDNLEAVLGEAGMSLANLVRLNVYTTDIDQLFPHYGVLAARLGAAGVAPTSTMLEVTRLAIPGQLVELEGTAVA, via the coding sequence GTGGAACGAACGGCGGTCAACCCGGTGACCTGGTCGCAGGAGCTGGGATTCAACCAGGGTGAGGTCGTCTCCGGGCACACACGGACCCTGTACATCTCGGGGCAGACCGCGATGAACGGCGACGGCAAGCCCCAGCACGACGGTGACATGGCGGCGCAGTTGGCGCTGAGCATCGACAACCTCGAGGCCGTGCTCGGCGAGGCCGGCATGTCTCTCGCGAACCTCGTCCGGCTCAACGTCTACACGACCGACATCGATCAGCTCTTCCCCCACTACGGTGTGCTGGCGGCGCGGTTGGGTGCCGCCGGGGTGGCGCCGACCTCCACGATGCTCGAGGTGACGCGACTGGCGATCCCCGGCCAACTGGTCGAGCTCGAGGGAACCGCCGTCGCGTGA
- a CDS encoding SDR family oxidoreductase, which produces MRIFVTGASGWVGSAVVPELIGAGHQVLGLARSDSSAEAVAARGAEVLRGGLDDLDTLRAGAAECDGVVHLAFGHDFSRFDASVQADARAIDAFGTALEGSGKPLVIASGTPAIPGKVATERDRPEFPPGSPVAGRAANAQATLDLASRGVRSSVVGLPRTVHGEGDQGFVSWLITDAREEGAAGYVGDGSNRWPAVHVADAGRLFRLAVEQAPAGSMLHAVGDEGVPIRDIAETIGRHLDLPTASRPAENFGFLGMVLSIDQPASGALTGELLGWRPLGPSLLEDLDKGHYFNSGSRST; this is translated from the coding sequence ATGCGGATTTTTGTCACGGGCGCATCCGGCTGGGTCGGCTCGGCCGTCGTTCCCGAGCTGATCGGCGCAGGGCACCAGGTCCTCGGGCTCGCCAGGTCGGACTCCTCGGCCGAGGCCGTCGCCGCCAGGGGGGCGGAGGTGCTCCGCGGCGGCCTCGACGACCTGGACACCCTGCGCGCCGGCGCAGCCGAGTGCGACGGGGTCGTCCACCTCGCATTCGGCCACGACTTCTCCCGGTTCGACGCCTCGGTGCAGGCCGATGCCCGCGCCATCGATGCCTTCGGTACGGCTCTGGAGGGCTCCGGCAAGCCGCTGGTCATTGCCTCCGGCACGCCCGCGATCCCGGGCAAGGTGGCGACCGAGCGCGACCGTCCCGAGTTCCCGCCCGGCTCTCCCGTGGCGGGCCGGGCCGCGAACGCCCAGGCGACTCTCGACCTGGCATCACGCGGCGTGCGCTCATCCGTCGTGGGACTGCCCCGCACGGTGCACGGCGAAGGGGACCAGGGCTTCGTCTCCTGGCTGATCACCGACGCCCGGGAAGAGGGCGCGGCAGGCTACGTCGGCGACGGCTCCAACCGCTGGCCCGCAGTACATGTGGCGGACGCCGGCCGATTGTTCCGGCTCGCCGTGGAGCAGGCCCCGGCGGGATCGATGCTGCACGCGGTCGGCGACGAGGGGGTACCGATTCGCGACATCGCCGAGACCATCGGCCGCCACCTCGACCTGCCGACAGCCTCCCGCCCGGCCGAGAACTTCGGCTTCCTGGGCATGGTCCTCTCCATCGACCAGCCGGCCTCCGGTGCGCTGACCGGCGAACTCCTCGGCTGGCGCCCGCTCGGCCCCAGCCTCCTGGAGGACTTGGACAAGGGCCACTACTTCAACTCCGGTTCCCGCTCCACCTGA
- a CDS encoding TetR/AcrR family transcriptional regulator, whose translation MGRWEPNARGRLAETALKLYAEQGFERTTVTEIAEAAGLTERTFFRHFADKREVLFYGTEMALDMLTHAIEQAPASASPIDAVGAALDAFGAFFQEDPERVRRRDAVVSASTELRERELVKLDAFTSAMARALRERGTPEPAASLAAEAGIAAFKVAYARWVAAGPGTTGGTGEQDLPRLFRASLAELQEVLAERPSV comes from the coding sequence ATGGGTAGGTGGGAGCCGAACGCGCGAGGGCGACTGGCGGAGACTGCACTGAAGCTCTACGCGGAGCAGGGTTTCGAGCGGACCACGGTCACCGAGATCGCCGAAGCGGCGGGACTGACCGAGCGGACCTTCTTCCGGCACTTCGCCGACAAGCGTGAAGTGCTGTTCTACGGAACCGAGATGGCGCTGGACATGCTCACCCACGCCATCGAGCAGGCACCGGCCTCGGCGTCCCCGATAGACGCGGTGGGTGCAGCGCTGGATGCCTTCGGGGCTTTCTTCCAAGAGGACCCGGAGCGCGTCCGGCGGCGGGACGCGGTCGTCTCCGCCAGCACCGAGCTACGCGAACGCGAGCTGGTCAAACTGGATGCCTTCACCTCGGCGATGGCCCGCGCACTGCGCGAACGCGGCACTCCGGAGCCGGCCGCCAGCCTGGCCGCCGAGGCGGGCATCGCCGCCTTCAAGGTCGCCTACGCCCGCTGGGTCGCCGCCGGGCCCGGCACGACGGGCGGAACCGGCGAGCAGGATCTGCCGCGCCTCTTCCGCGCGTCGCTGGCGGAACTGCAGGAGGTCCTCGCGGAGCGCCCGTCGGTGTAG
- a CDS encoding cysteine hydrolase — translation MTDKLELDPAKTAIVLIEYQNEFASDGGVLHGAVADVMQRTDMLANTVAVVDAARGAGVSILHAPITFAEGYGELTRHPYGILKGVVDGKAFVKGTWGAAVVDELTPVNGDIVIEGKRGLDTFASTNLDFILRSKGIDTIILGGFLTNCCVESTMRTGYEHGFRVITLTDCVAATSQEAHDNAISYDFPMFSLPMTSADVIAAL, via the coding sequence ATGACCGACAAGCTCGAGCTCGACCCGGCCAAGACCGCAATCGTGCTCATCGAGTACCAGAACGAGTTCGCCAGCGACGGCGGCGTGCTGCACGGGGCGGTCGCCGACGTCATGCAGCGCACCGACATGCTTGCCAACACGGTCGCCGTGGTCGACGCCGCCCGGGGAGCCGGAGTGTCGATCTTGCACGCGCCGATCACGTTCGCGGAAGGCTACGGTGAGCTGACCCGACACCCCTACGGCATCCTCAAAGGCGTGGTGGACGGGAAGGCATTCGTGAAGGGCACGTGGGGCGCGGCCGTCGTCGACGAACTGACTCCGGTGAACGGGGACATCGTCATCGAGGGCAAGCGCGGGCTCGACACCTTCGCCAGCACGAACCTCGATTTCATCCTCCGCAGCAAGGGCATCGACACGATCATCCTCGGCGGCTTCCTCACCAACTGCTGCGTGGAGTCGACCATGCGCACGGGTTACGAGCACGGCTTCCGGGTGATCACCCTGACCGACTGCGTCGCCGCCACCTCGCAGGAGGCGCACGACAACGCCATCTCCTACGACTTCCCGATGTTTTCGCTGCCGATGACCTCTGCCGACGTCATCGCCGCCCTGTAG